A stretch of Papaver somniferum cultivar HN1 unplaced genomic scaffold, ASM357369v1 unplaced-scaffold_148, whole genome shotgun sequence DNA encodes these proteins:
- the LOC113335460 gene encoding ubiquitin carboxyl-terminal hydrolase MINDY-3-like yields the protein MADQDDDEFRMALRMSLQPSPPSPPVAKRSKPRDNVGSSSSQEGEEEELSPEATTRKLQREQMAAAAEKRMMTGKSPVVAAPKVEKKIDVVQGTEKSGSSLGLDKKPAEKSVVIEKSGVGEVGKSLNFGEELSAQEADQLFTMVFGDCVSKDILAQWSNQGIRFSSDPETCMGLVQHEGGPCGVLATIQAFVLKHLLFSSDEVGKNTITLATQVFAPSICSQSESAILGNFASLTEDGKARALIQSMADILFLCGSKKRAVIVTLNLSNHWPEDAEDGQKEEAVTKALQGLSIESASDLQKVLRVNTYTSQSSACQQLKAVLPVFQSRMGALLFLISSLLSRGLETVQADRDDPTLPLVTAPFGHASQEIVNLLLCGKAVANVFDGSMDLGGGMSLKGIPTNVEVGFLTLLESLNFCKVGQNLKSPKYPIWVIGSESHYTVLFALEASVQDENEQEERESRIRKAFDAQDQSGGGGFISEEGLHQVLRQMNISLPQEKLNNLCNMGFIVWSEFWQVLLDLDKNLGGFKDSTGLMGKKVFELYHFNGIAKSVMNGSQGISGGESPMQRPRLSRLRVTVPPRWTPEEFMADVVGPQNLGGNGSGVKDTVIEITQPEPPQHAPLVDCIRTRWARATCNWVGDPPSIV from the exons ATGGCAGATCAAGACGATGATGAATTTCGTATGGCTTTACGAATGAGTTTACAACCTTCTCCACCTTCACCGCCTGTGGCGAAAAGGAGTAAACCTAGAGATAATGTGGGTTCTTCTTCTAGtcaagagggagaagaagaagaattatcacCAGAGGCTACAACTAGGAAATTGCAAAGAGAACAAATGGCTGCAGCTGCTGAGAAGAGAATGATGACGGGGAAGAGCCCTGTTGTAGCAGCTCCTAAAGTCGAGAAGAAAATTGATGTAGTTCAGGGGACAGAAAAAAGTGGTAGTAGTCTGGGTTTGGATAAGAAGCCTGCAGAAAAGAGCGTTGTAATTGAAAAAAGTGGTGTTGGAGAAGTGGGGAAAAGtttgaattttggggaagaattGTCAGCACAAGAAGCTGATCAATTGTTTACAATGGTGTTTGGGGATTGTGTCTCGAAAGATATTCTTGCACAGTGGAGTAACCAAGGTATTAG GTTTAGCTCTGACCCTGAAACATGTATGGGACTTGTGCAACATGAAGGGGGACCTTGTGGTGTGTTAGCAACCATACAG GCGTTTGTTCTCAAGCACCTATTGTTTTCTTCAGATGAAGTAGGTAAAAATACAATCACCTTGGCGACCCAAGTTTTCGCTCCCAGTATATGTTCTCAAAGTGAATCTGCTATACTGGGTAATTTTGCTTCTCTAACTGAAGATGGGAAGGCAAG GGCTTTGATTCAAAGTATGGCAGACATATTATTTCTATGTGGAAGCAAGAAAAGAGCTGTTATTGTTACTTTAAATCTTTCAAACCACTGGCCAGAGGATGCTGAAGATGGCCAGAAGGAGGAG GCAGTGACGAAAGCCCTGCAAGGTCTTTCAATCGAATCAGCTTCGGACTTGCAGAAAGTCTTGAGAGTTAACACATATACCTCACAGTCGAGTGCTTGTCAGCAGCTGAAGGCAGTGCTTCCTGTTTTTCAAAGTCGTATGGGGGCACTGCTGTTCttaatttcttctcttctttcccgaGGACTG GAAACTGTTCAAGCAGACAGGGATGATCCTACTTTACCGTTGGTTACAGCTCCGTTCGGACATGCATCACAG GAAATCGTGAACCTACTTCTTTGTGGTAAGGCTGTAGCTAATGTGTTTGATGGGAGCATGGATTTAGGTGGAGGCATGTCTCTAAAGGGCATACCCACAAATGTAGAGGTTGGATTCCTAACTTTGCTCGAGTCTCTTAACTTCTGCAAAGTTGGCCAGAATTTGAAATCTCCGAAGTACCCAATCTGGGTCATCGGGAGTGAGTCCCATTACACAGTTCTTTTTGCACTTGAAGCAAGTGTTCAGGATGAGAATGAACAAGAAGAACGTGAATCCCGGATCAGGAAAGCATTTGATGCCCAAGACCAGAGTGGTGGAGGAGGGTTTATAAGTGAGGAAGGACTCCATCAAGTTCTTAGGCAAATGAATATCAGTTTACCACAAGAGAAACTCAACAACCTGTGCAATATGGGATTCATAGTATGGAGTGAATTCTGGCAGGTTCTGTTGGATTTGGATAAGAATTTGGGGGGTTTCAAGGATTCAACAGGATTGATGGGTAAAAAGGTGTTTGAGCTATACCATTTTAATGGGATTGCAAAGTCTGTTATGAATGGTAGCCAAGGAATTTCTGGTGGTGAAAGTCCTATGCAGAGACCTAGGCTTTCTAGACTGAGAGTCACGGTTCCACCGAGATGGACACCTGAGGAGTTTATGGCTGATGTTGTAGGCCCTCAGAATTTGGGGGGAAATGGCTCTGGTGTGAAAGACACTGTCATCGAAATAACCCAGCCGGAGCCTCCTCAGCATGCACCATTGGTCGATTGCATCCGAACCCGCTGGGCGCGAGCCACTTGCAATTGGGTAGGGGACCCCCCTAGTATTGTTTGA